A single genomic interval of Mangifera indica cultivar Alphonso chromosome 5, CATAS_Mindica_2.1, whole genome shotgun sequence harbors:
- the LOC123215367 gene encoding soluble inorganic pyrophosphatase 1 isoform X3, with protein MSKEANHSEASERPPPRLNERILSSLSRRSVAAHPWHDLEIGPGAPSIFNCVVEISKGSKVKYELDKKTGLIKVDRILYSSVVYPHNYGFIPRTLCEDNDPMDVLVIMQEPVLPGSFLRAKAIGLMPMIDQGEKDDKVIAVCADDPEYKHYTDIKELPPHRLSEIRRFFEDYKKNENKEVAVNEFLPSTAAVEAIQYSMDLYAEYIMHTLRR; from the exons ATGAGTAAGGAAGCGAATCACAGTGAAGCTTCAGAACGTCCACCTCCCCGTTTGAATGAGAGGATCCTCTCATCTTTGTCAAGGAGATCAGTGGCAGCACATCCTTGGCATGATCTTGAGATTG GACCTGGCGCCCCTAGCATTTTCAATTGT GTGGTGGAGATATCAAAGGGAAGTAAGGTTAAATATGAACTTGATAAGAAAACAGGACTGATTAAG GTTGATCGAATTCTATATTCATCAGTGGTCTATCCTCATAACTATGGTTTCATCCCTCGCACGTTATGTGAAGATAATGATCCAATGGATGTTTTGGTTATCATGCAG GAGCCAGTTCTTCCTGGATCCTTCTTGCGGGCCAAGGCCATTGGACTGATGCCAATGATTGATCAG GGAGAGAAAGATGATAAGGTCATTGCAGTCTGTGCTGATGATCCAGAGTACAAGCACTACACTGACATCAAAGAGCTTCCCCCTCATCGCCTCTCTGAGATCCGTCGTTTCTTTGAAGACT ACAAAAAGAATGAGAACAAGGAGGTTGCAGTTAATGAGTTTTTACCTTCGACTGCTGCTGTTGAAGCCATCCAGTACTCGAT GGACCTTTACGCAGAGTACATTATGCATACTCTGAGGCGGTAg
- the LOC123215322 gene encoding caffeic acid 3-O-methyltransferase-like, with the protein MASSAITFNEEKDESFAYAFQLVMGSVLPMTLKAAIDLNIFEIIAKAGPGAKLSASEIAAQIPTQNKDSPIMVDRMLRLLASHSALTCYAVDLERLYGLTPVSKYFVRNQNGVSLGPFMALIQDKVFMDSWAQLKDAVLEGGVPFDRVHGVHAFEYPGLDARFNKVFNDAMFNHTTIIINEILQVYKGFESIKQLVDVGGGLGITLKAITSKYPHIKAVNFDLPHVVQHAPQYPGVEHVGGDMFESVPKGDAIFMKWILHDWSDEHCLKLLKNCYKSIPEDGKVIVVEGILSAMAETKVASKALTQLDVLMMTQNPGGKERTEQDFIALATAAGFSGIRYQCFVCNFWVMEFHK; encoded by the exons atggCATCTTCAGCTATTACATTCAACGAAGAGAAAGATGAAAGCTTTGCTTATGCGTTTCAATTGGTGATGGGTTCGGTGTTACCCATGACCTTGAAAGCAGCAATTGATCTTAACATCTTTGAAATAATTGCAAAAGCTGGCCCTGGTGCAAAGCTCTCTGCTTCAGAGATTGCTGCTCAGATACCCACTCAGAACAAAGACTCGCCAATAATGGTGGATCGGATGCTTAGGCTTCTCGCTAGCCATAGTGCTCTCACATGCTACGCGGTTGATCTAGAGAGACTCTACGGTTTGACTCCTGTTTCTAAGTATTTTGTACGTAACCAAAATGGTGTTTCACTGGGGCCCTTCATGGCTTTAATCCAAGACAAAGTCTTCATGGACAGCTG GGCACAACTGAAAGATGCAGTTCTTGAAGGAGGAGTTCCATTTGATAGGGTTCATGGAGTGCACGCATTTGAGTATCCAGGCTTAGACGCAAGGTTCAATAAAGTTTTTAACGATGCAATGTTTAATCATACTACTATCATCATTAATGAAATCCTTCAAGTTTACAAGGGATTCGAGAGCATCAAGCAGCTGGTGGATGTGGGCGGTGGCCTTGGAATCACCCTTAAAGCTATTACTTCTAAATACCCCCACATTAAGGCTGTTAATTTTGACTTACCTCATGTTGTTCAACATGCCCCTCAATATCCTG GCGTGGAACACGTTGGGGGAGATATGTTTGAAAGTGTTCCAAAAGGTGATGCCATTTTTATGAAG TGGATACTTCATGATTGGAGTGATGAACATTGCTTGAAGTTATTGAAGAATTGCTACAAAAGTATTCCAGAAGACGGAAAGGTGATTGTTGTGGAGGGAATACTTTCTGCCATGGCTGAGACAAAAGTTGCATCAAAGGCACTTACCCAACTTGATGTGCTTATGATGACTCAGAATCCAGGAGGAAAGGAGCGAACAGAACAAGACTTCATAGCCTTGGCAACTGCAGCTGGATTTAGTGGCATTAGATACCAATGCTTTGTTTGTAATTTCTGGGTTATGGAGTTTCATAAATAG
- the LOC123215334 gene encoding serine/threonine-protein kinase ATG1a isoform X2 — MDPGELRLIGEYIVGPKIGSGSSAVVWKARHRQSGIEVALKGIDKKKLLSPKVSENLRKEISVLSTINHPNIIRFHEAFETEEIIYLVLEYCDGGDLAAYIDSHGKVSETVARHFMRQLASGLQVLHEKHLIHRDLKPQNLLLSTNEASPVLKIGDFGFARSLTPQDLADTLCGSPLYMAPEIIQNQMYDAKADLWSVGAILFQLVTGKPPFGGSTQFQNILASTDLQFPPDALRELHPDCVDLCRCLLRRNPVERITFEEFFNHKFIGELRQTEDVELSSPVQLTKPVFEQCNPSASKERPPLLSGCSADSSSRNPESAISSLHEKVVLKVKDHGSTSGTTDLIESIEKDYVLVNPDFASVDAFSFYLTTSVQDNSTTRVSICPSKKNDRSADAMDTKDLAAGCAGSAGNSEFNVSVPLEKSCRSSMLKELQGLTILHPSINLQLLHQYVHALSELAQEKYAAGLFLESFSIELVVLAIWKKAVEICGSWLTSTESELPGTSQANELKAVQGGKILVPNSEDKIDFSSPISVSKWAEQGFIVAVDRSEKLSSHIRDMDAAVEMPDAMEIIYQKALSVGTSGAFAESMVNKVRAAALYSKAMLLLSFIVGEASSLQLYPPFILDDVNKTRIQNYINNLRSRQSNLMISRPTLKQTEFVAK, encoded by the exons ATGGATCCAGGAGAGCTTCGATTAATTGGAGAGTATATAGTGGGACCGAAAATCGGGTCGGGTTCTTCCGCGGTAGTTTGGAAAGCCAGACATCGTCAGTCGGGTATTGAAGTAGCTCTGAAAGGgattgataaaaaaaagttgCTTAGCCCAAAAGTCAGTGAAAATTTACGCAAAGAAATTTCTGTTCTCAGCACCATCAATCACCCCAACATTATTCGTTTCCATGAAGCTTTTGAG ACTGAAGAGataatttatttggttttggAATATTGTGATGGAGGTGATCTTGCGGCATATATTGATAGCCATGGCAAAGTATCAGAGACTGTTGCCAGGCATTTTATGAGACAATTGG CTTCAGGATTGCAAGTGCTTCATGAAAAGCATCTCATTCATAGGGATTTGAAGCCGCAG AACTTACTCTTGTCAACTAATGAAGCTTCTCCAGTATTGAAGATTGGGGATTTTGGTTTTGCAAG GTCATTGACACCCCAAGATCTGGCTGACACACTATGTGGTTCACCATTGTACATGGCTCCTGAGATTATTCAGAATCAAATGTATGATGCAAAG GCCGACTTATGGAGTGTCGGGGCAATCTTGTTCCAACTGGTGACTGGAAAGCCACCATTTGGTGGCAGTACTCAGTTTCAG AATATTTTGGCATCCACTGATCTGCAGTTTCCACCAGATGCTTTGAGAGAACTACATCCAGATTGTGTGGATCTCTGCAGATGCCTTTTACGCCGAAACCCCG TTGAGCGAATAACATTCGAGGAGTTTTTCAATCACAAGTTCATAGGAGAGCTGAG GCAAACAGAGGATGTTGAATTGAGCTCTCCAGTTCAACTAACAAAACCAGTGTTTGAGCAGTGTAATCCTTCTGCTTCCAAAGAGAGGCCTCCATTACTATCTGGCTGTTCTGCAGACTCCTCAAGCCGAAATCCAGAATCAGCTATTTCTTCTTTGCATGAAAAAGTGGTACTGAAAGTTAAAGATCATGGAAGCACATCGGGCACTACAG ATTTAATAGAGTCCATTGAGAAAGATTATGTTCTTGTCAATCCTGATTTTGCTTCAGTTGATGCATTTTCTTTCTACCTTACTACATCTGTGCAAGATAATTCCACTACCAGAGTTTCTATCTGCCCTTCAAAGAAAAATGACCGTTCAGCAGATGCTATGGACACAAAGGATTTGGCGGCTGGATGTGCTGGTTCTGCAGGAAATTCAGAGTTCAATGTTTCAGTTCCATTGGAAAAATCATGCAGATCAAGTATGTTAAAAGAATTGCAAGGACTGACCATATTGCATCCTTCCATTAACCTCCAGTTGTTGCATCAGTATGTGCATGCTCTTTCGGAACTGGCACAAGAAAAG TACGCTGCAGGACTCTTTCTAGAATCATTTTCCATTGAGCTGGTTGTTTTGGCTATATGGAAAAAGGCTGTTGAAATCTGTGGCTCCTGGCTGACCTCTACAGAGAGTGAATTACCGGGCACCAGTCAAGCTAATGAATTGAAAGCTGTTCAAGGTGGCAAAATCTTGGTTCCGAACTCAGAAGACAAAATAGATTTTAGCAGCCCTATTTCTGTTAGCAAGTGGGCAGAGCAAGGGTTTATTGTTGCAGTTGATCGTTCAGAGAAGTTATCATCTCATATTCGAGATATGGATG CTGCTGTTGAGATGCCTGATGCTATGGAAATCATATACCAAAAAGCACTCTCCGTCGGGACCAGTGGAGCT TTTGCGGAGTCTATGGTGAACAAGGTTCGTGCTGCAGCATTGTACTCTAAAGCAATGCTTCTGCTTTCATTCATTGTCGGAGAAGCATCGTCTCTGCAACTATATCCTCCATTTATTCTTGATGATGTTAATAAGACGCGAATCCAAAACTACATTAACAATTTGCGGTCACGACAATCTAACTTAATGATATCAAGGCCCACTCTTAAACAAACCGAGTTTGTAGCCAAGTAA
- the LOC123215334 gene encoding serine/threonine-protein kinase ATG1a isoform X1: protein MDPGELRLIGEYIVGPKIGSGSSAVVWKARHRQSGIEVALKGIDKKKLLSPKVSENLRKEISVLSTINHPNIIRFHEAFETEEIIYLVLEYCDGGDLAAYIDSHGKVSETVARHFMRQLASGLQVLHEKHLIHRDLKPQNLLLSTNEASPVLKIGDFGFARSLTPQDLADTLCGSPLYMAPEIIQNQMYDAKADLWSVGAILFQLVTGKPPFGGSTQFQLFQNILASTDLQFPPDALRELHPDCVDLCRCLLRRNPVERITFEEFFNHKFIGELRQTEDVELSSPVQLTKPVFEQCNPSASKERPPLLSGCSADSSSRNPESAISSLHEKVVLKVKDHGSTSGTTDLIESIEKDYVLVNPDFASVDAFSFYLTTSVQDNSTTRVSICPSKKNDRSADAMDTKDLAAGCAGSAGNSEFNVSVPLEKSCRSSMLKELQGLTILHPSINLQLLHQYVHALSELAQEKYAAGLFLESFSIELVVLAIWKKAVEICGSWLTSTESELPGTSQANELKAVQGGKILVPNSEDKIDFSSPISVSKWAEQGFIVAVDRSEKLSSHIRDMDAAVEMPDAMEIIYQKALSVGTSGAFAESMVNKVRAAALYSKAMLLLSFIVGEASSLQLYPPFILDDVNKTRIQNYINNLRSRQSNLMISRPTLKQTEFVAK from the exons ATGGATCCAGGAGAGCTTCGATTAATTGGAGAGTATATAGTGGGACCGAAAATCGGGTCGGGTTCTTCCGCGGTAGTTTGGAAAGCCAGACATCGTCAGTCGGGTATTGAAGTAGCTCTGAAAGGgattgataaaaaaaagttgCTTAGCCCAAAAGTCAGTGAAAATTTACGCAAAGAAATTTCTGTTCTCAGCACCATCAATCACCCCAACATTATTCGTTTCCATGAAGCTTTTGAG ACTGAAGAGataatttatttggttttggAATATTGTGATGGAGGTGATCTTGCGGCATATATTGATAGCCATGGCAAAGTATCAGAGACTGTTGCCAGGCATTTTATGAGACAATTGG CTTCAGGATTGCAAGTGCTTCATGAAAAGCATCTCATTCATAGGGATTTGAAGCCGCAG AACTTACTCTTGTCAACTAATGAAGCTTCTCCAGTATTGAAGATTGGGGATTTTGGTTTTGCAAG GTCATTGACACCCCAAGATCTGGCTGACACACTATGTGGTTCACCATTGTACATGGCTCCTGAGATTATTCAGAATCAAATGTATGATGCAAAG GCCGACTTATGGAGTGTCGGGGCAATCTTGTTCCAACTGGTGACTGGAAAGCCACCATTTGGTGGCAGTACTCAGTTTCAG CTTTTTCAGAATATTTTGGCATCCACTGATCTGCAGTTTCCACCAGATGCTTTGAGAGAACTACATCCAGATTGTGTGGATCTCTGCAGATGCCTTTTACGCCGAAACCCCG TTGAGCGAATAACATTCGAGGAGTTTTTCAATCACAAGTTCATAGGAGAGCTGAG GCAAACAGAGGATGTTGAATTGAGCTCTCCAGTTCAACTAACAAAACCAGTGTTTGAGCAGTGTAATCCTTCTGCTTCCAAAGAGAGGCCTCCATTACTATCTGGCTGTTCTGCAGACTCCTCAAGCCGAAATCCAGAATCAGCTATTTCTTCTTTGCATGAAAAAGTGGTACTGAAAGTTAAAGATCATGGAAGCACATCGGGCACTACAG ATTTAATAGAGTCCATTGAGAAAGATTATGTTCTTGTCAATCCTGATTTTGCTTCAGTTGATGCATTTTCTTTCTACCTTACTACATCTGTGCAAGATAATTCCACTACCAGAGTTTCTATCTGCCCTTCAAAGAAAAATGACCGTTCAGCAGATGCTATGGACACAAAGGATTTGGCGGCTGGATGTGCTGGTTCTGCAGGAAATTCAGAGTTCAATGTTTCAGTTCCATTGGAAAAATCATGCAGATCAAGTATGTTAAAAGAATTGCAAGGACTGACCATATTGCATCCTTCCATTAACCTCCAGTTGTTGCATCAGTATGTGCATGCTCTTTCGGAACTGGCACAAGAAAAG TACGCTGCAGGACTCTTTCTAGAATCATTTTCCATTGAGCTGGTTGTTTTGGCTATATGGAAAAAGGCTGTTGAAATCTGTGGCTCCTGGCTGACCTCTACAGAGAGTGAATTACCGGGCACCAGTCAAGCTAATGAATTGAAAGCTGTTCAAGGTGGCAAAATCTTGGTTCCGAACTCAGAAGACAAAATAGATTTTAGCAGCCCTATTTCTGTTAGCAAGTGGGCAGAGCAAGGGTTTATTGTTGCAGTTGATCGTTCAGAGAAGTTATCATCTCATATTCGAGATATGGATG CTGCTGTTGAGATGCCTGATGCTATGGAAATCATATACCAAAAAGCACTCTCCGTCGGGACCAGTGGAGCT TTTGCGGAGTCTATGGTGAACAAGGTTCGTGCTGCAGCATTGTACTCTAAAGCAATGCTTCTGCTTTCATTCATTGTCGGAGAAGCATCGTCTCTGCAACTATATCCTCCATTTATTCTTGATGATGTTAATAAGACGCGAATCCAAAACTACATTAACAATTTGCGGTCACGACAATCTAACTTAATGATATCAAGGCCCACTCTTAAACAAACCGAGTTTGTAGCCAAGTAA
- the LOC123215367 gene encoding soluble inorganic pyrophosphatase 1 isoform X2, whose product MNSRTCFVSPMGPEMSKEANHSEASERPPPRLNERILSSLSRRSVAAHPWHDLEIGPGAPSIFNCVVEISKGSKVKYELDKKTGLIKVDRILYSSVVYPHNYGFIPRTLCEDNDPMDVLVIMQEPVLPGSFLRAKAIGLMPMIDQGEKDDKVIAVCADDPEYKHYTDIKELPPHRLSEIRRFFEDYKKNENKEVAVNEFLPSTAAVEAIQYSM is encoded by the exons ATGAACAGTCGGACTTGTTTTGTTTCACCTATGGGTCCAG AGATGAGTAAGGAAGCGAATCACAGTGAAGCTTCAGAACGTCCACCTCCCCGTTTGAATGAGAGGATCCTCTCATCTTTGTCAAGGAGATCAGTGGCAGCACATCCTTGGCATGATCTTGAGATTG GACCTGGCGCCCCTAGCATTTTCAATTGT GTGGTGGAGATATCAAAGGGAAGTAAGGTTAAATATGAACTTGATAAGAAAACAGGACTGATTAAG GTTGATCGAATTCTATATTCATCAGTGGTCTATCCTCATAACTATGGTTTCATCCCTCGCACGTTATGTGAAGATAATGATCCAATGGATGTTTTGGTTATCATGCAG GAGCCAGTTCTTCCTGGATCCTTCTTGCGGGCCAAGGCCATTGGACTGATGCCAATGATTGATCAG GGAGAGAAAGATGATAAGGTCATTGCAGTCTGTGCTGATGATCCAGAGTACAAGCACTACACTGACATCAAAGAGCTTCCCCCTCATCGCCTCTCTGAGATCCGTCGTTTCTTTGAAGACT ACAAAAAGAATGAGAACAAGGAGGTTGCAGTTAATGAGTTTTTACCTTCGACTGCTGCTGTTGAAGCCATCCAGTACTCGATGTAA
- the LOC123215367 gene encoding soluble inorganic pyrophosphatase 1 isoform X1, protein MNSRTCFVSPMGPEMSKEANHSEASERPPPRLNERILSSLSRRSVAAHPWHDLEIGPGAPSIFNCVVEISKGSKVKYELDKKTGLIKVDRILYSSVVYPHNYGFIPRTLCEDNDPMDVLVIMQEPVLPGSFLRAKAIGLMPMIDQGEKDDKVIAVCADDPEYKHYTDIKELPPHRLSEIRRFFEDYKKNENKEVAVNEFLPSTAAVEAIQYSMDLYAEYIMHTLRR, encoded by the exons ATGAACAGTCGGACTTGTTTTGTTTCACCTATGGGTCCAG AGATGAGTAAGGAAGCGAATCACAGTGAAGCTTCAGAACGTCCACCTCCCCGTTTGAATGAGAGGATCCTCTCATCTTTGTCAAGGAGATCAGTGGCAGCACATCCTTGGCATGATCTTGAGATTG GACCTGGCGCCCCTAGCATTTTCAATTGT GTGGTGGAGATATCAAAGGGAAGTAAGGTTAAATATGAACTTGATAAGAAAACAGGACTGATTAAG GTTGATCGAATTCTATATTCATCAGTGGTCTATCCTCATAACTATGGTTTCATCCCTCGCACGTTATGTGAAGATAATGATCCAATGGATGTTTTGGTTATCATGCAG GAGCCAGTTCTTCCTGGATCCTTCTTGCGGGCCAAGGCCATTGGACTGATGCCAATGATTGATCAG GGAGAGAAAGATGATAAGGTCATTGCAGTCTGTGCTGATGATCCAGAGTACAAGCACTACACTGACATCAAAGAGCTTCCCCCTCATCGCCTCTCTGAGATCCGTCGTTTCTTTGAAGACT ACAAAAAGAATGAGAACAAGGAGGTTGCAGTTAATGAGTTTTTACCTTCGACTGCTGCTGTTGAAGCCATCCAGTACTCGAT GGACCTTTACGCAGAGTACATTATGCATACTCTGAGGCGGTAg
- the LOC123215333 gene encoding protein LATE ELONGATED HYPOCOTYL-like — MDTYSSGEDLIIKTRKPYTITKQRERWTEEEHNRFLEALKLYGRAWQRIEEHIGTKTAVQIRSHAQKFFSKLEKEAHSKGVPIGQAIDIDIPPPRPKRKPLNPYPRKTYTTAPTLQIGTGDAKIPTPVSSMRCNQLLDLEKDPLSEKLEGDQTPTNTKENQEDNCSEVFTLQQEAYFSSVSSANRNSIATPPELRNSCTFREFVPVLKEVANQDETYESDVTVKLKGNKKIDKPDAKQAFQDNDSSKALTLENYSQAHYMSVQGEKTDFKDALQTDEMQATHNYPGHVSVHILDENLRTGVQSLSHMQMQESIFHPPGEMHGNPNLFTNSAASATAEHQTNVASSTLPSFPTFHPPFTSICQNQDDYRSFLHISSTFSSLVVSTLLQNPAAHAAASFAATFWPYASVGNSADSPACPQGGFPSRQTNPAPSMAAIATATVAAATAWWAAHGLLPLCAPFHAAFTCPPSTTAVPTVDSGQVPAAKTERKENTNLNPPLDNHQLDPEYSEALQAQFSASKSPVISTSDCEGSASAKLNAGSKAAEHEKAAEENVLNDSDKTKNRKQVDRSSCGSNTPSSSEVETDALEKHEKGKEESKEADPNHLATDCSTRRTRSSSNVSDSWKEVSEEGRLAFQALFSREVLPQSFSPPHDMKDILLKYSTEVDKQNGKEDGETSTLDLNTKTRGSCCGEQEVENIAMCRGEKNGEEGLLTIGIGHGKLRTHRTGFKPYKRCSVDAKENRLVNSSNQAEEKGPKRIRLEGEA, encoded by the exons ATGGACACCTATTCCTCCGGAGAAGACTTGATTATTAAG ACGAGGAAGCCTTATACAATCACGAAGCAACGGGAGCGATGGACAGAGGAGGAGCACAATAGGTTTCTAGAAGCCCTAAAGCTCTATGGACGAGCTTGGCAACGCATAGAAG AACATATAGGAACAAAGACTGCTGTGCAGATCAGAAGTCATGCCCAAAAGTTCTTTTCTAAG CTGGAGAAGGAGGCTCATTCCAAAGGAGTTCCCATAGGTCAAGCTATTGACATTGACATTCCTCCTCCGCGCCCCAAAAGAAAACCACTAAATCCTTATCCCAGGAAGACCTACACAACTGCTCCGACATTGCAAATTGGGACAGGGGAtgcaaaaattccaactccagTTTCTTCTATGCGTTGTAATCAATTACTGGACTTGGAGAAAGACCCACTTTCTGAG AAACTTGAAGGAGATCAGACTCcaacaaatacaaaagaaaatcaGGAAGACAATTGCTCAGAAGTTTTTACCCTACAACAAGAAGCTTACTTTTCCTCTGTTTCTTCAGCAAACAGAAACTCTATAGCAACACCACCAGAGCTCAGAAACTCATGCACTTTTAGGGAATTTGTTCCTGTGCTGAAAGAGGTAGCAAATCAGGATGAAACATATGAATCTGATGTCACGGTTAAACTCAAGGGAAACAAAAAGATTGATAAACCTGATGCCAAACAGGCATTTCAGGATAATGACTCAAGTAAAGCATTGACCTTGGAAAACTATAGCCAAGCACATTACATGTCAGTTCAAGGCGAGAAAACAGATTTTAAAGATGCATTGCAGACAGATGAGATGCAAGCTACACATAACTACCCTGGGCATGTTTCTGTGCACATTCTAGATGAGAACCTCAGAACAGGTGTTCAGTCTCTTTCACATATGCAAATGCAAGAGTCCATATTTCACCCCCCGGGAGAAATGCATGGAAATCCTAATTTATTCACAAATTCAGCTGCATCTGCGACTGCTGAACATCAGACTAATGTGGCATCATCAACTCTTCCATCTTTTCCAACTTTTCATCCTCCCTTTACATCAATTTGTCAAAATCAAGATGACTATAGATCATTTCTCCACATCTCCTCCACCTTTTCAAGTCTTGTTGTATCTACTCTGTTACAAAACCCAGCAGCCCATGCTGCAGCAAGCTTTGCAGCAACGTTTTGGCCCTATGCAAGTGTAGGAAATTCTGCAGACTCTCCTGCATGTCCACAGGGAGGCTTTCCATCTAGACAAACGAACCCTGCTCCAAGTATGGCAGCTATTGCTACCGCCACTGTTGCAGCTGCCACTGCATGGTGGGCAGCCCATGGACTGCTTCCCTTGTGTGCTCCTTTTCATGCTGCTTTTACCTGCCCCCCATCTACAACAGCAGTTCCGACAGTGGACTCTGGTCAAGTTCCAGCAGCCAAAACGGAGAGAAAAGAGAATACTAATCTGAATCCTCCCTTGGATAATCATCAATTGGACCCAGAATATTCTGAGGCTTTGCAAGCTCAATTTTCAGCCTCTAAATCACCTGTCATATCAACATCAGACTGTGAAGGGAGTGCAAGTGCAAAGCTTAACGCTGGATCAAAAGCTGCTGAACATGAGAAGGCTGCTGAAGAAAATGTGCTTAACGATTCAGACAAAACAAAGAACAGAAAACAGGTGGACCGCTCCTCGTGTGGTTCGAACACACCTTCTAGCAGTGAAGTTGAGACAGATGCACTTGAAAAGCATGAGAAAGGTAAAGAAGAATCAAAAGAAGCTGATCCAAACCATCTGGCCACTGATTGTAGTACTCGTCGCACTAGAAGCAGCAGCAACGTTAGTGATTCATGGAAGGAAGTGTCTGAAGAG GGGAGGCTGGCATTTCAAGCACTCTTCTCCAGGGAGGTATTGCCACAAAGCTTTTCACCTCCACATGATATGAAGGACATCCTGCTGAAGTATAGCACAGAAGTAGATAAGCAAAATGGCAAAGAAGATGGAGAAACATCAACTTTAGATCTAAACACCAAGACAAGGGGTTCATGTTGTGGGGAACAAGAGGTGGAGAATATTGCAATGTGTAGAGGGGAGAAGAATGGGGAGGAGGGGCTGCTGACAATCGGGATTGGACACGGAAAGCTCAGGACTCACCGTACCGGTTTTAAACCATACAAAAGATGTTCAGTGGATGCCAAGGAAAACAGACTAGTTAATTCAAGCAACCAAGCGGAAGAGAAAGGGCCAAAGAGGATACGCTTGGAAGGAGAGGCCTGA
- the LOC123215244 gene encoding protein DMR6-LIKE OXYGENASE 2-like, translating to MATTKQLLSDLVSGVSSVPSNYIRPISDRPNLDEVSLDNPIPLIDLQGLNGSNRSDVVKEIGQACKEYGFFQVKNHGIPEEVIKKMLCLSWEFFHLPESERMKNYSDDPMKTMRLSTSFNIKTEKVSNWRDFLRLHCHPLEDYINEWPTNPPSFRDDVSEYSKNARGLALRLLEAISESLGLERDYINKALGKHGQHMAINYYPPCPQPELTYGLPSHADPNAITILLQDDAPGLQVLKDGKWLAVPPISNTFIVNIGDQMQVISNGRYKSVLHRAIVNNSKERISIPTFYCPSPDAVMAPAPRLINDHDPPLYRNFTYSEYYQKFWNRGLATETCLDMFKNSNP from the exons ATGGCTACCACAAAGCAACTTTTATCTGACCTGGTGTCTGGTGTAAGCTCTGTACCCTCGAACTACATACGGCCCATATCCGACCGTCCAAATCTTGATGAAGTTTCTCTTGACAATCCCATTCCTCTGATTGATCTCCAAGGCCTCAATGGCTCAAACCGTTCTGATGTTGTCAAAGAGATTGGCCAAGCTTGCAAGGAGTATGGCTTCTTTCAG GTTAAAAACCATGGGATTCCGGAAGAGGTGATAAAGAAGATGTTATGCCTGTCATGGGAATTTTTCCATTTGCCTGAGAGTGAAAGAATGAAGAATTACTCCGATGATCCTATGAAGACAATGAGACTCTCCACTAGTTTTaacataaaaactgaaaaagtcTCCAACTGGAGAGATTTCTTAAGACTGCACTGCCACCCTTTAGAGGATTACATAAACGAATGGCCAACCAACCCTCCATCTTTCAG AGACGATGTCTCTGAGTACAGCAAGAACGCTAGAGGGTTAGCACTGAGACTGCTTGAAGCGATCTCGGAGAGCTTAGGCCTGGAAAGGGATTACATAAACAAAGCACTAGGCAAGCATGGTCAGCACATGGCAATTAATTATTATCCTCCATGTCCACAACCAGAGCTTACCTACGGGTTACCAAGCCATGCTGATCCTAATGCAATAACCATTCTCCTTCAGGATGACGCTCCAGGTTTGCAGGTTCTGAAAGATGGCAAATGGCTGGCTGTCCCTCCGATTTCAAACACCTTCATTGTCAATATTGGCGATCAAATGCAG GTGATCAGCAACGGTCGTTACAAGAGCGTGTTACATCGAGCCATAGTGAATAACAGCAAGGAGAGGATCTCAATCCCAACCTTTTATTGTCCATCACCTGATGCTGTGATGGCACCAGCCCCACGTCTGATCAACGATCACGATCCTCCCCTCTATAGGAACTTTACATACAGTGAGTACTACCAGAAATTCTGGAACCGGGGGCTTGCAACCGAGACATGTTTGGAcatgtttaaaaactcaaaccctTAA